One stretch of Periplaneta americana isolate PAMFEO1 chromosome 1, P.americana_PAMFEO1_priV1, whole genome shotgun sequence DNA includes these proteins:
- the LOC138705842 gene encoding uncharacterized protein → MQHRQLTGWALVVLLAAPALCLPEPRKFAEKPNALKKVSLDHELDDNSVGGSAGSEGFSWSNMIGMVMQMLFSPQTGPTKSDSLDADPVAPSPWANILTVGLKILTAILGGGAGGGGDGIDKVDNGSPMQGILAAVLSALLGSKDPDQVATMAKQAGEFINIVVNLLDALKTSFSHRSLAARSLGRKDSVSEAAVAGLSLLKGYVRTLRTSDDACMQKMMCEANRECQADAHGAIYCQLGTYATSFLLERTSSTPFDSFYEAGRRGRSGEDCRQLYLSCNEV, encoded by the exons ATGCAGCATCGACAGTTGACGGGGTGGGCACTGGTGGTGCTGCTGGCGGCGCCCGCGCTGTGTCTGCCGGAGCCGCGCAAGTTCGCGGAGAAGCCGAACGCCCTCAAGAAGGTGTCGCTTGACCACGAGCTGGACGACAACTCCGTGGGCGGCAGCGCGGGGTCGGAGGGCTTCTCGTGGAGCAATATGATCGGCATGGTCATGCAGATGCTCTTCAGTCCCCAGACCGGGCCCACCAAGTCCGACTCCCTGGACGCGGACCCCGTGGCGCCGTCGCCGTGGGCAAACATTCTGACCGTGGGGCTCAAGATCTTGACCGCCATCCTGGGGGGCGGGGCCGGCGGCGGTGGGGACGGCATCGACAAGGTGGACAACGGCTCTCCGATGCAG GGCATCCTGGCCGCCGTGCTGTCCGCGCTCCTGGGCTCCAAGGACCCCGACCAGGTCGCCACCATGGCCAAGCAGGCCGGCGAG TTCATCAACATCGTGGTGAACCTTCTGGACGCGCTCAAGACGTCCTTCAGCCACCGCTCGCTGGCCGCGCGGTCCCTGGGTCGCAAGGACTCCGTGTCCGAGGCCGCGGTGGCCGGGCTGTCCCTGCTTAAGGGGTACGTGCGGACGCTGCGGACCAGCGACGACGCCTGCATGCAGAAGATGATGTGCGAGGCCAACCGGGAGTGCCAGGCCGACGCCCACGGCGCCATCTACTGCCAACTGGGAAC GTACGCCACAAGCTTCCTTCTGGAACGAACGAGCTCGACGCCATTCGACTCCTTCTACGAGGCAGGACGACGCGGCCGAAGTGGAGAGGACTGCCGCCAGCTTTACCTGTCCTGCAACGAGGTCTGA